One window from the genome of Salvia miltiorrhiza cultivar Shanhuang (shh) chromosome 7, IMPLAD_Smil_shh, whole genome shotgun sequence encodes:
- the LOC130993927 gene encoding uncharacterized protein LOC130993927 → MVPCHQNCRLPRRSNIWFLTHPSVQTSVVFSSSQAVVVDCYWQNRNFRVAVIHGSNDVRERRILWADLLSVISRNTVFIGDFNAVKGANERISSVLPCRRACQDFCEFIEASGFGEPTTSGLRFTWSGRRFLPRHVESVLDRALISDGFADMWDSINSHALPRISSDHSPLVLQCKLAMPTGKRHFKFLNMWVLHPDFQSMVATSWNDHVDAHCPIFRENQQDLLDIQAHIAESGYTDDLFDEEVSAQAKINVFLSRKNSMLQQKSRMNWLVDGDRNTTFFHNMIKFRNRGFSIGHLKIDGVVVHDPDVIKTHVTDFFSSLFTEDRQTSVDLTELEANIDPWVSELQNRHLTSIPLVDEISASVFSMDANSSPGPDGFSGRFFQSCWSTIKVDIVNAVLRANNFHENFIRWISIIFSSARISILYNGNLSGYFACSRGVRQGDPLSPILFGIAEDVLSHLFINCVNSRHLQPMSFSRTCNFPTHLLYADDILIFCKASHKNARKIKEILDYYGSLSGQVCSVEKSHVFFGSGVAAAMRRNITRELGFAVGCLPSSVIHSMMVYRWPKSLLHSLDKKCRNFLWTGRIDQRPSCPVGWSRVCAIRQEGGLGIRDFSLMNKSFMMKLAWKCIKGTDFAFSILRTRYLTSFGHAKSSLVSSPVWTSIRENVSELVENSYSFIGDGSSTYFWLDDWLGYKLVDKLQVPHFMHDFLHQSVADYYFEGAWHFSEDFFIQFPDTVCDILLLPIGESEDLKFWKHSVTGDVTAALAYSRICHSFPKVRWGDWIWENYIPVRRLIVCWRIIQNRLPTLDVLIRQGTLGPNRCSLCGAAEETLSHLFWECSVVRPIWMDFLGWFHQGDFKHCLDIHSFLVLAWNAKFSSQVNSFWKLGVLSLLWRIWKGRNRVVFNDESFDPRAVMSFVKVAFKELDASSFKIGSVSNSWQDYLITRSLGVVSRASPPPLMIEVYWWPPVGQWIKVNTDGSAAGSPGAIAAGTVFRDKFGWVRGCFHLKCGRGYAFEAELYAVITAITIAHARGWMFLWIEADSMYVVNLLSSRARDVPWRFVASWNRTLNLLMDMQIMVSHIYREGNAAADIMANLDRSEGWWPHAIDDVKKAVALDMATHSFLLGVLGTGVRGVGSCWLLRDGVWLSALRVWRCGCLCAFRLLSLAFFCSFFLASCGVSFSSFFILWLVGVCACFGVAEPDCLGTMVRPEFLRQSFPLFNSSGSFVSVF, encoded by the exons ATGGTTCCTTGTCATCAGAATTGCAGGCTGCCTCGTCGTTCTAATATTTGGTTTCTGACACATCCTTCGGTCCAGACTAGTGTTGTCTTCTCCTCTTCTCAGGCTGTTGTGGTGGATTGTTATTGGCAGAACCGTAATTTCCGCGTTGCTGTTATTCATGGTTCGAATGATGTTAGGGAGCGTCGTATTTTGTGGGCTGATTTACTCTCGGTTATTAGCAGAAATACTGTGTTTATTGGggattttaatgcggtgaaaggaGCTAATGAGAGGATTAGTTCGGTTCTCCCGTGCAGACGCGCTTGTCAGGATTTCTGTGAGTTCATTGAAGCTTCTGGTTTTGGCGAGCCCACCACTTCTGGCCTGCGCTTCACTTGGTCGGGTCGTCGTTTTTTGCCTAGGCATGTGGAATCAGTGCTTGATAGAGCGCTGATCTCTGATGGGTTCGCGGATATGTGGGACTCCATTAATTCTCACGCTCTTCCTAGAATTTCTTCGGATCACTCTCCGTTGGTGTTACAATGTAAGCTTGCCATGCCTACTGGTAAGCGTCATTTCAAGTTTCTCAATATGTGGGTTCTTCACCCGGATTTCCAAAGCATGGTCGCTACGTCGTGGAATGATCATGTTGACGCTCACTGCCCTATTTTTCGG GAGAATCAGCAGGATCTTTTAGATATCCAAGCTCATATTGCTGAATCAGGATATACGGACGATTTATTTGATGAGGAGGTGTCGGCTCAGGCTAAGATTAATGTGTTCCTTTCTAGGAAAAATAGTATGCTTCAGCAGAAGAGTCGTATGAATTGGCTTGTTGATGGGGACAGGAATACGACTTTTTTTCACAATATGATTAAGTTTCGAAACCGGGGTTTTTCGATTGGCCACTTGAAAATTGATGGGGTAGTTGTGCATGATCCGGATGTTATCAAGACGCATGTTACGGATTTTTTCTCGTCCCTGTTTACAGAGGATAGACAGACTTCGGTGGATCTTACTGAGTTGGAGGCGAATATTGATCCCTGGGTTTCAGAGTTGCAGAACCGCCATCTCACGAGTATTCCCCTTGTGGATGAGATCTCTGCTTCGGTGTTCAGTATGGATGCTAACAGTTCTCCGGGTCCGGATGGATTCTCTGGGCGCTTCTTTCAGAGCTGCTGGTCTACGATTAAAGTGGATATCGTTAATGCG GTTCTTCGTGCTAATAACTTCCATGAGAATTTTATTAGGTGGATTTCCATTATCTTTTCTTCGGCTAGAATTTCTATTCTTTATAATGGGAATCTTAGCGGTTACTTTGCTTGCTCTCGGGGTGTTCGTCAAGGGGATCCTCTATCCCCCATTCTGTTTGGCATTGCAGAAGATGTTCTCAGTCATCTTTTCATCAATTGTGTGAATTCTCGTCATCTCCAGCCGATGAGCTTCAGTAGGACGTGTAACTTCCCTACTCACTTGCTTTATGCGGATGATATCCTTATTTTCTGTAAAGCTTCTCATAAGAATGCGCGTAAAATCAAGGAGATTCTTGATTATTATGGGAGCTTGTCTGGTCAAGTTTGCAGCGTCGAGAAGTCTCATGTCTTCTTTGGTTCGGGGGTTGCTGCTGCCATGCGTCGTAATATTACCCGGGAACTTGGGTTTGCTGTGGGATGCCTTCCC AGTTCTGTTATTCATTCGATGATGGTTTATCGGTGGCCAAAATCTCTTCTCCACAGCTTAGATAAAAAGTGCCGGAATTTCTTATGGACTGGCAGGATTGATCAGCGGCCTTCCTGCCCTGTTGGTTGGTCTCGGGTTTGTGCTATTCGCCAGGAAGGTGGCTTGGGGATAAGAGATTTCAGTCTCATGaataagagttttatgatgaagCTGGCTTGGAAGTGCATTAAAGGGACTGACTTCGCGTTTTCCATTCTTCGCACGAGGTACCTGACTAGTTTTGGGCATGCGAAGTCTTCGCTGGTTTCTTCGCCGGTCTGGACTAGTATTCGTGAGAACGTGAGTGAGCTGGTGGAGAATTCTTATTCCTTTATTGGGGATGGCTCCTCTACTTATTTCTGGCTTGATGACTGGCTTGGTTATAAGTTGGTGGATAAGCTTCAGGTTCCGCACTTCATGCATGATTTTCTCCATCAATCGGTGGCTGATTATTATTTTGAGGGAGCTTGGCATTTCTCTGAGGATTTCTTTATTCAGTTTCCTGACACGGTCTGTGATATTTTATTACTGCCTATTGGGGAGAGTGAGGACTTGAAATTCTGGAAACATTCTGTTACAGGTGATGTTACGGCGGCTCTTGCCTATTCTCGTATCTGCCATAGCTTTCCCAAAGTCCGTTGGGGAGATTGGATTTGGGAGAATTATATTCCTGTGAGACGCTTGATTGTTTGTTGGCGAATAATTCAAAACCGCTTGCCGACCCTGGACGTTCTCATTCGCCAGGGTACCTTGGGACCCAATCGGTGTTCTTTATGTGGTGCTGCGGAGGAGACTCTATCCCATTTGTTTTGGGAGTGCTCGGTGGTGCGTCCGATCTGGATGGATTTTCTTGGTTGGTTTCATCAAGGTGATTTTAAGCATTGCCTGGATATTCATAGCTTCCTGGTTTTGGCTTGGAATGCTAAGTTCAGTTCTCAGGTGAACTCTTTTTGGAAGTTGGGTGTTTTGTCGCTTCTTTGGCGTATCTGGAAGGGGAGGAACCGAGTTGTTTTCAATGACGAGAGTTTCGATCCCAGGGCTGTGATGAGCTTCGTTAAAGTGGCGTttaaggagctcgatgcgtCTTCGTTTaaaatcggttcggtttcgaaTTCTTGGCAGGATTATTTGATCACCCGTAGCCTTGGTGTTGTTTCTCGTGCGTCTCCGCCTCCGTTAATGATTGAGGTGTATTGGTGGCCTCCTGTTGGCCAGTGGATCAAGGTCAATACTGATGGTTCGGCTGCGGGTTCGCCAGGTGCTATTGCAGCTGGTACGGTTTTTCGGGATAAGTTTGGATGGGTCCGTGGTTGCTTTCACTTGAAATGTGGTCGTGGTTATGCGTTTGAGGCTGAATTATATGCGGTTATTACTGCGATTACGATTGCTCATGCTCGAGGTTGGATGTTTCTTTGGATTGAGGCGGATTCGATGTATGTGGTAAATCTGTTAAGCTCTCGTGCCCGggatgttccttggagatttgTGGCGTCTTGGAACCGCACGCTGAATCTTCTTATGGATATGCAGATCATGGTTTCTCATATTTACCGGGAAGGTAATGCTGCAgctgatattatggctaatcTTGATAGGTCGGAAGGTTGGTGGCCTCATGCGATTGATGATGTCAAGAAGGCTGTTGCTTTGGATATGGCCACTCACAGTTTT TTGCTGGGTGTGCTCGGCACTGGGGTTCGGGGAGTCGGGTCCTGTTGGTTGCTCCGCGATGGCGTTTGGCTGTCGGCGTTGAGAGTTTGGAGATGTGGTTGTCTCTGCGCGTTCCGCTTGTTATCTTTGGCCTTTTTCTGCTCGTTCTTTCTGGCTAGTTGCGGTGTTTCTTTCAGCTCGTTTTTTATTTTGTGGCTTGTCGGTGTTTGTGCTTGTTTTGGGGTTGCTGAGCCGGATTGCCTAGGGacaatggttcggccggagttTCTGAGGCAGTCCTTCCCGCTCTTCAACTCCTCTGGGTCGTTTGTTTCTgttttttag
- the LOC130993926 gene encoding uncharacterized protein LOC130993926 has product MQKELFLRIVEAVQGEDTYFQMSHDARGRNSLTPLQKYTAAIRQLATGVSEDTFDEYLKVADTTGRLCLKRLCKTVIRAFKAEYLRRPTQADIQRLLQMHKERHGFFGMLGSLDCERAVHWRDDDAGHGASSSDSSESARATLICFKEYVQRDAIF; this is encoded by the exons ATGCAGAAGgagttgttcttgcgcatcgtcgaggctgttcaaggtgaagatacttatTTTCAGATGAGTCATGATGCACGAGGTCGGAACTCTCTCACGCCTTTGCAGAAATACACGgcggctatccgccaattagccaccggcgTCAGTGAGGATACTTtcgacgagtatctcaaggtCGCCGACACGACAGGGCGTCTATGCCTCAAGAGATTATGCAAGACAGTCATTCGGGCTTTCAAAGCCGAGTATCTTCGACGTCCTACGCAGGCGGACATCCAACGCCTTCTTCAGATGCACAAGGAGCGACACGGATTTTTTGGGATGCTtgggagtcttgatt GTGAAAGAGCTGTccattggagagatgacgacgcaggacatggggcgtctagcagtgactcgtCCGAGAGTGCTCGAGCAACACTGATTTGCTTCAAGGAATACGTGCAAAGAGATGCAATTTTTTGA